One segment of Mycolicibacterium baixiangningiae DNA contains the following:
- a CDS encoding glycerol-3-phosphate dehydrogenase/oxidase — MTSPDSPALNAVRRATELAALADGAPVDIVVIGGGITGAGIALDAASRGLAVVLVEKHDLAFGTSRWSSKLVHGGLRYLASGNVGIARRSAVERGILMTRTAPHLVSAMPQLVPLLPEMGNGTRALVRAGFLAGDGLRRFAGTPASTLPRSRRVSAQRAAELVPAVRHDGLDGAFLAYDGQLIDDARLVTAVARTAAQYGARILTRVGASHATATSVRLTDQRTGESFDVSAGAVVNAAGVWATDVDRTLRLRPSRGTHLVFDAAAFGNPAAALTIPIPGELNRFVFAMPEQLGRVYLGLTDEAAPGPIPDVPQPSPQEVTFLLDTVNTALATTLTEADVVGAYAGLRPLIDTGEGCTADLSRDHAVTESPSGVISVIGGKLTEYRFMAEDVLDRAIALRALSARPCRTRNLPLVGAPANPVSAPHSPVDLPGSLVARYGAEAPHVVTRARCDRPTAPVADGIDVTRAEFEYAVTHEGALSVDDILDRRTRIGLVEADRERAVSAAQEFVSCE; from the coding sequence ATGACTTCTCCAGACAGTCCCGCACTCAACGCCGTTCGCCGCGCCACCGAACTGGCCGCCCTCGCCGACGGTGCACCCGTCGACATCGTGGTGATCGGCGGCGGGATCACCGGCGCCGGTATCGCGCTGGACGCCGCCAGCCGCGGCCTGGCGGTGGTGCTGGTGGAGAAACACGATCTGGCGTTCGGCACCAGCCGCTGGAGCTCCAAACTCGTCCACGGCGGGTTGCGCTACCTCGCCAGCGGCAACGTCGGCATCGCCCGGCGCAGCGCCGTCGAACGCGGAATCCTGATGACCCGCACCGCTCCTCACCTCGTCAGCGCCATGCCGCAGCTGGTGCCGCTGCTGCCCGAGATGGGCAATGGGACGCGCGCGCTCGTGCGGGCGGGGTTCCTCGCGGGCGACGGTCTGCGGCGGTTCGCGGGCACCCCGGCCTCGACGCTGCCCCGCTCCCGCCGGGTCAGCGCGCAGCGCGCCGCCGAACTGGTGCCTGCCGTCCGCCACGACGGACTGGACGGAGCATTCCTCGCGTACGACGGTCAGCTGATCGACGACGCCCGGCTGGTGACCGCGGTGGCGCGCACCGCGGCCCAGTACGGCGCGCGCATCCTCACCCGGGTCGGCGCCTCGCACGCCACGGCCACCTCCGTTCGGCTGACCGATCAGCGCACCGGCGAGTCGTTCGACGTGTCGGCCGGCGCTGTGGTCAACGCCGCGGGCGTGTGGGCCACCGACGTCGACAGGACGCTGCGCCTGCGGCCCTCGCGCGGAACGCATCTGGTGTTCGACGCCGCCGCCTTCGGCAACCCGGCCGCCGCGCTGACGATCCCGATCCCCGGTGAACTCAACCGGTTCGTGTTCGCCATGCCCGAACAGCTCGGCCGGGTCTACCTCGGCCTGACCGACGAAGCGGCGCCGGGGCCCATACCCGATGTGCCGCAACCGAGTCCCCAGGAGGTCACCTTCCTGCTCGACACCGTCAACACCGCGCTGGCGACCACGCTGACCGAAGCCGACGTCGTCGGCGCCTACGCCGGGCTGCGGCCGCTCATCGACACCGGCGAAGGCTGTACCGCCGACCTCTCCCGCGACCACGCGGTCACCGAATCGCCGTCGGGGGTGATCAGCGTGATCGGCGGCAAGCTGACCGAGTACCGGTTCATGGCCGAGGACGTGCTCGACCGCGCGATCGCGCTGCGCGCGCTGTCTGCCCGACCGTGCCGCACTCGGAACCTGCCGTTGGTGGGCGCACCGGCCAACCCGGTGTCGGCGCCGCACTCGCCGGTCGACCTGCCGGGATCGCTGGTCGCCCGCTACGGCGCCGAGGCGCCCCACGTGGTCACCCGCGCCCGCTGCGACCGGCCCACCGCACCGGTGGCCGACGGGATCGACGTCACCCGGGCCGAGTTCGAATACGCGGTCACCCATGAGGGTGCGTTGAGCGTCGACGACATCCTCGACCGGCGCACGCGCATCGGGCTCGTCGAGGCCGACCGCGAGCGCGCCGTCTCCGCGGCGCAGGAGTTCGTCTCGTGTGAGTGA
- a CDS encoding FAD-binding oxidoreductase, translated as MKWDAWGDPAAAKPLSDGVRSLLEQALGVTPTTAPALALDEVTVSPSALSNDDRAALAGIVGDEFCLVDDVGRLLHAGGKSTLDLLRRRDRGPQDAPDAVLLPADEGQIAAILRHCSEHRIAVVPFGGGTSVVGGLDPIRGDFTAAVSLDLRRLDALHWLDEVSGEAELGAGVTGPEAERLLGERGFSLGHFPQSFCFATIGGFAATRSSGQDSAGYGRFDDMVRGLRAVTPAGVLDVGRAPASAAGPDLRQLLVGSEGVFGVITRVRLRVHPVPEATRYEAWSFPDFATGATALRAVTQTGSGPTVIRLSDEAETGVNLATTEAIGEQTITGGCLAVTVFEGTAAHAESRHAETRALLEAHGGTSLGEEPAKAWEHGRFGAPYLRDSLLSAGALCETLETATTWSNIAALKAAVTEALTNALAGGQERRDRGIDEVSGTSALVLCHISHVYPTGASLYFTVVAAQRGNPIEQWRTAKAAASDAIVRAGGTITHHHAVGADHRPWMRDEVGDLGADILRAVKATLDPAGILNPAKLIP; from the coding sequence ATGAAGTGGGACGCCTGGGGTGATCCGGCCGCCGCCAAGCCGCTGTCCGACGGCGTCCGGTCCCTTCTCGAACAGGCACTCGGCGTCACACCGACGACGGCACCCGCCCTGGCCCTCGACGAGGTGACCGTGAGCCCGTCGGCCCTGTCCAACGACGACCGCGCCGCGCTGGCCGGCATCGTCGGCGACGAGTTCTGCCTGGTCGACGACGTCGGCCGGCTCCTGCACGCCGGCGGCAAGTCCACTCTCGACCTGCTACGTCGGCGTGACCGCGGTCCGCAGGACGCCCCCGACGCGGTACTGCTGCCCGCCGACGAGGGCCAGATCGCCGCGATCCTCCGACACTGCAGCGAGCACCGCATCGCCGTCGTGCCGTTCGGCGGTGGGACCAGCGTGGTGGGCGGACTCGACCCGATCCGCGGCGACTTCACCGCGGCGGTGTCGCTCGACCTGCGCCGCCTCGACGCGCTGCACTGGCTCGACGAGGTCTCCGGCGAGGCCGAACTGGGTGCGGGGGTCACCGGGCCAGAGGCCGAACGGCTGCTCGGCGAACGAGGGTTCTCCCTCGGCCACTTCCCGCAGAGCTTCTGCTTCGCCACCATCGGCGGGTTCGCCGCGACGCGGTCGTCCGGCCAGGACTCGGCGGGCTACGGACGCTTCGACGACATGGTGCGCGGACTGCGGGCCGTCACTCCCGCCGGCGTCCTCGACGTGGGTCGCGCCCCGGCCTCGGCCGCCGGGCCCGACCTGCGTCAGCTGCTCGTCGGCTCCGAAGGGGTGTTCGGTGTCATCACCCGGGTCCGGCTGCGTGTGCACCCCGTCCCCGAGGCGACGCGGTACGAGGCGTGGTCGTTCCCCGACTTCGCCACCGGCGCAACCGCTTTGCGTGCGGTGACGCAGACCGGCAGCGGACCGACGGTGATTCGGCTCTCCGATGAAGCGGAGACCGGCGTGAACCTGGCCACCACCGAGGCCATCGGCGAACAGACCATCACCGGCGGATGCCTGGCGGTGACGGTGTTCGAGGGCACGGCGGCACATGCCGAGAGCCGGCACGCCGAGACCCGGGCCCTGCTCGAGGCGCACGGCGGCACATCGCTGGGCGAGGAACCCGCCAAGGCGTGGGAGCACGGCCGGTTCGGGGCGCCGTATCTGCGCGACTCGCTCCTGTCCGCGGGCGCTCTGTGCGAAACGCTCGAGACCGCCACCACGTGGTCCAACATCGCGGCGCTGAAAGCCGCTGTGACCGAAGCGCTGACGAACGCGCTCGCCGGAGGGCAGGAGCGACGCGACCGGGGAATCGATGAAGTATCGGGCACCTCCGCACTCGTGCTCTGCCACATCTCGCACGTGTATCCGACCGGTGCGTCGCTGTACTTCACCGTCGTGGCCGCACAGCGGGGGAATCCGATCGAGCAGTGGCGCACCGCCAAGGCCGCCGCGTCGGACGCCATTGTGCGCGCAGGCGGCACCATCACCCACCACCACGCCGTAGGCGCCGACCACCGACCCTGGATGCGCGACGAGGTCGGCGACCTCGGCGCCGACATCCTGCGCGCGGTCAAGGCGACCCTTGATCCGGCCGGAATCCTCAACCCGGCCAAGCTGATTCCATGA
- a CDS encoding TetR/AcrR family transcriptional regulator, with protein sequence MVSIRKDSPRSVEERILDAAAACVLAYGVNRVTLAEIARRARVSRPTIYRRWRDTDAILATLLTARIAGVLDDVPGDGVGRDQLVERIVRVGDKLRSDDIVMAVLHSAPELAMVYITERLGTSQQILIDALAGELKLAQGEGSVRAGEPRQLAAMCLLITQSTIQSAQMVAPLLDADALSAELAHSLNGYLRP encoded by the coding sequence ATGGTGTCAATCCGTAAGGACAGCCCGCGGTCGGTCGAGGAACGCATCCTCGACGCCGCCGCGGCGTGCGTACTGGCCTACGGGGTCAACCGGGTGACGCTCGCGGAGATCGCGCGCCGGGCCCGGGTGAGCCGGCCCACCATCTACCGCCGGTGGCGGGACACCGACGCCATCCTCGCGACGCTGCTCACCGCCCGGATCGCGGGTGTGCTCGACGACGTACCCGGGGACGGGGTCGGGCGCGACCAGCTGGTCGAACGGATCGTGCGGGTGGGGGACAAGCTGCGCAGCGATGACATCGTGATGGCGGTGCTCCACAGCGCGCCGGAATTGGCGATGGTCTACATCACCGAACGGCTCGGCACCAGCCAGCAGATCCTCATCGACGCGCTGGCGGGCGAGCTCAAACTCGCCCAGGGCGAGGGCAGCGTCCGCGCCGGTGAACCGCGCCAGCTCGCCGCCATGTGCCTGCTGATCACCCAGTCGACGATCCAGTCCGCGCAGATGGTCGCCCCGCTGCTCGACGCCGACGCCCTCTCCGCGGAGCTGGCCCACTCGCTGAACGGGTACTTGCGGCCATGA
- a CDS encoding universal stress protein — MTIVAGFSAGRHGSAPLHLAAELARCTFDRIIAAAIVERPWPPRGDPVEKEYLGYITSQARTSLERVVGEMSGDVEISVVVHKATSVPAGLTELATHHRAEAVVVGSSSSGLLGRVALGSVTDRLVHTAAVPVAIAPRSYPSSSEPVRRLTVAYGGHADAVRLIETAVELAMRWSVRLRIASFSVRPVAVFGGSIEPSAEGLVVEQWSKRTAQEVTAQLDEIRARITTPDVEVVVGVSHDWREAVEDVAWEAGDLLLLGSGAAGPTAQVFLGSAAAKILRHSPVPVMIVPKR, encoded by the coding sequence ATGACGATCGTCGCCGGGTTCAGCGCCGGCCGGCACGGGAGTGCACCACTGCACCTCGCCGCCGAACTCGCCCGGTGCACGTTCGACCGCATCATCGCCGCCGCAATCGTGGAGCGGCCATGGCCGCCTCGCGGCGACCCGGTCGAGAAGGAGTACCTGGGCTACATCACCTCTCAGGCGCGCACGTCGCTGGAGCGGGTGGTCGGCGAGATGTCCGGTGACGTCGAGATCTCGGTGGTCGTGCACAAGGCGACGTCGGTCCCGGCGGGCCTGACCGAGCTGGCGACGCACCACCGCGCGGAAGCGGTCGTCGTCGGGTCCTCGTCGTCGGGCCTGCTCGGCCGCGTGGCGCTCGGCAGTGTGACCGACCGCCTGGTCCACACCGCCGCGGTACCGGTGGCGATCGCACCGCGCAGCTATCCGTCGAGTAGCGAACCGGTCCGCCGCCTGACCGTCGCCTACGGCGGACACGCCGACGCCGTCCGGCTGATCGAGACCGCCGTCGAACTCGCCATGCGGTGGTCGGTGCGGCTGCGCATCGCCTCCTTCTCGGTGCGGCCGGTCGCGGTGTTCGGCGGATCGATCGAACCGTCCGCGGAGGGCCTCGTCGTCGAGCAGTGGTCGAAACGCACCGCGCAAGAGGTCACCGCTCAGCTCGACGAGATTCGCGCCCGCATCACCACCCCGGACGTCGAGGTCGTCGTCGGCGTCTCGCACGATTGGCGGGAAGCCGTCGAGGACGTCGCCTGGGAAGCCGGCGATCTGCTGCTGCTCGGTTCCGGTGCGGCAGGGCCGACCGCCCAGGTGTTCCTCGGATCGGCCGCGGCGAAGATCCTGCGGCACAGCCCCGTTCCGGTGATGATCGTCCCGAAACGGTGA
- a CDS encoding amino acid permease, protein MTAAPTLKKALNQRQLRMIAIGGVIGAGLFVGSGVVISDTGPGSFITYAMSGVLIIMVMRMLAEMAVANPSTGSFADYSRNALGNWAGFSVGWLYWYFWVIVVGFEAIAGAKIIQYWIDVPLWASSLVFMVLMTATNLFSVKSYGEFEFWFAGIKVAAIVAFIALGAAFVVGLWPGKDADFSNLTAHGGFMPMGFGVITVGIVTVIFSMVGAEIATIAAAESADPERAVAKAANSVIVRILLFYVGSALLLVTILPWNDEGIAASPFVAAFTEMGIPYADHVMNAVVLTAVLSCLNSGMYTASRMLFVLAARREAPAQLVRVTRNGVPAIAILASSVVGFLCVIAAAVSPDTIFAFLLNSSGAIILFVYLLISVSEIILRRRTPDSELKVKMWLFPALSVLTALGIVAILVQMFIDDALRSQLVLSLLSWAVVLMLYFANKMFLKRRPAAAGVEGTGTPHRVVVLANQTVDSDELLEELHRIGADQETRYFVVVPVSPIETGTAATHGPLDVWEATQKAASERLEHTLKTLRGHDFSAEGKLGDQRPLRALSEAVDEFEPDQIVISTLPPEQSVWQRFDVVDRARAQHKVPVTHVVAAYIETASAP, encoded by the coding sequence ATGACTGCAGCACCCACCCTGAAAAAGGCGCTCAACCAGCGCCAACTGCGGATGATCGCGATCGGCGGCGTCATCGGCGCCGGTCTGTTCGTCGGGTCCGGAGTGGTGATCTCCGATACCGGTCCCGGCTCGTTCATCACCTACGCGATGAGCGGCGTGCTCATCATCATGGTGATGCGGATGCTCGCCGAGATGGCGGTGGCCAACCCGTCCACCGGATCGTTCGCCGACTACTCGCGCAACGCGCTGGGCAACTGGGCGGGCTTCTCCGTCGGGTGGCTCTACTGGTACTTCTGGGTCATCGTCGTCGGATTCGAGGCCATCGCCGGCGCCAAGATCATCCAGTACTGGATCGATGTCCCGCTATGGGCGTCCTCGCTCGTGTTCATGGTCCTGATGACGGCGACCAACCTCTTCTCGGTGAAGTCCTACGGCGAGTTCGAATTCTGGTTCGCCGGCATCAAGGTCGCCGCGATCGTGGCGTTCATCGCGCTCGGTGCCGCGTTCGTGGTCGGCCTGTGGCCGGGTAAGGACGCCGACTTCTCGAACCTGACCGCCCACGGCGGGTTCATGCCGATGGGCTTCGGGGTGATCACCGTCGGAATCGTGACGGTGATCTTCTCGATGGTGGGCGCCGAGATCGCGACGATCGCGGCCGCGGAGTCGGCGGATCCCGAACGAGCGGTCGCCAAGGCCGCGAACTCGGTGATCGTGCGCATCCTGCTCTTTTATGTGGGCTCGGCGCTGCTGCTGGTGACCATCCTGCCGTGGAACGACGAGGGCATCGCCGCATCGCCGTTCGTCGCCGCGTTCACCGAGATGGGCATCCCGTACGCCGACCACGTGATGAACGCGGTGGTGCTGACGGCGGTCCTGAGTTGCCTGAACTCCGGTATGTACACCGCGTCGCGGATGCTCTTCGTCCTGGCCGCGCGGCGGGAGGCGCCGGCGCAACTGGTCCGCGTGACCCGCAACGGGGTACCGGCAATCGCGATCCTGGCGTCGTCGGTGGTCGGCTTCCTGTGCGTGATCGCCGCGGCGGTGTCGCCGGACACCATCTTCGCGTTCCTGCTCAACTCCAGCGGCGCCATCATCCTGTTCGTCTACCTGCTGATTTCGGTCTCGGAGATCATATTGCGCCGCCGCACACCGGATTCCGAGCTGAAGGTGAAGATGTGGCTGTTCCCGGCGCTGTCGGTCCTCACCGCACTGGGCATCGTGGCGATCCTCGTGCAGATGTTCATCGACGACGCCCTGCGGTCACAGCTGGTGCTGAGCCTGCTGTCCTGGGCGGTGGTGCTGATGCTCTACTTCGCCAACAAGATGTTCCTCAAGCGGCGGCCTGCCGCCGCGGGTGTGGAGGGCACCGGAACCCCGCACCGGGTCGTGGTGCTGGCCAACCAGACCGTCGACTCCGACGAACTGCTCGAGGAATTGCACCGGATAGGCGCCGACCAGGAGACACGGTACTTCGTGGTGGTGCCGGTCAGCCCGATCGAGACGGGCACCGCCGCCACCCACGGCCCGCTCGACGTGTGGGAAGCCACTCAGAAAGCCGCGTCCGAACGCCTCGAGCACACGTTGAAGACGTTGCGTGGGCACGACTTCAGCGCCGAGGGCAAGCTCGGCGACCAGCGGCCCCTGCGGGCGCTGTCCGAAGCCGTCGACGAGTTCGAACCCGACCAGATCGTCATCTCGACCCTGCCGCCCGAACAGTCGGTGTGGCAGCGCTTCGACGTTGTCGACCGTGCCCGCGCGCAGCACAAGGTACCGGTGACCCACGTGGTCGCCGCCTACATCGAAACCGCCTCCGCGCCATGA
- a CDS encoding EamA family transporter, whose amino-acid sequence MILSGTSMYVGASFGVLLFDTIAPAGVAWLRVAVSALILVALVRPTRAAWTGRPMLLAGGFGVVTALMNISFYESVARLPLGTAVAIEFLGPIAVVAYESRSVRGVASLLAAGAGVALIADVQFAAQPLGVVFALLAAAFWAGYVVLGKTVATRGDSLSSLAVGWAIAAVVTSPLVVVVLQGRPPESIARVAWMVLALAVLSSVLPYLLDQLVLRMVGRGRFALLLALLPVAAVFAGFLMLDQVPSGTELAGIALVVVALVVSDHAREPALPAS is encoded by the coding sequence ATGATCCTCAGCGGCACCTCGATGTACGTCGGGGCGTCGTTCGGGGTGCTGCTCTTCGACACCATCGCACCCGCCGGCGTGGCGTGGCTCCGAGTCGCGGTGAGCGCCCTGATCCTCGTCGCGCTGGTTCGACCCACCCGAGCGGCCTGGACGGGGCGGCCGATGCTGCTGGCCGGCGGTTTCGGTGTCGTGACGGCGTTGATGAACATCAGCTTCTACGAATCGGTGGCCCGGCTGCCGCTGGGTACCGCGGTGGCGATCGAGTTCCTCGGCCCGATCGCGGTGGTCGCCTACGAATCGCGGTCGGTGCGCGGGGTCGCCTCCCTGCTGGCGGCCGGCGCCGGCGTGGCGCTGATCGCCGACGTGCAGTTCGCCGCCCAACCGCTCGGGGTGGTGTTCGCCCTCCTTGCGGCCGCCTTCTGGGCCGGGTACGTGGTGCTCGGCAAGACGGTCGCGACCCGCGGCGATTCGCTGAGCTCGCTCGCTGTCGGCTGGGCGATCGCCGCGGTGGTCACGTCGCCGCTGGTCGTCGTGGTGCTGCAGGGGCGTCCCCCGGAGTCGATCGCCCGGGTGGCGTGGATGGTCCTCGCCCTGGCCGTGCTCTCCAGCGTGCTGCCCTATCTGTTGGATCAGCTCGTGCTGCGGATGGTCGGCCGAGGCCGTTTCGCGCTGCTGCTCGCCCTGCTTCCGGTGGCGGCGGTGTTCGCCGGCTTCCTGATGCTCGACCAGGTGCCGTCGGGCACGGAGCTGGCCGGTATCGCGCTGGTCGTGGTGGCCCTGGTGGTCAGCGACCACGCGCGGGAGCCGGCTCTGCCCGCGAGCTGA